The following proteins are co-located in the Dietzia timorensis genome:
- the leuC gene encoding 3-isopropylmalate dehydratase large subunit: MSGSAAQNRPRTLAEKVWDDHVVVRGEGEGENRKPDLIYIDLQLVHEVTSPQAFDGLRLAGRPVRRPDLTIATEDHNVPTVDIDKPIADLVSRTQVDTLRRNCEEFGIRLHPMGDKEQGIVHVVGPQLGLTQPGMTVVCGDSHTSTHGAFGSIAMGIGTSEVEHVLATQTLSLRPFKTMAVTVTGELQPGVTSKDLILAVIAEIGTGGGQGHIIEYRGEAVEKLSMEARMTMCNMSIEAGARAGMVAPDETTFEYVKGRPHAPQGEDWDAAVDYWKSLRTDEDAVYDTEVVIDGSALTPFVTWGTNPGQGIPLGDAVPFPEDFGDDGDAAACRSALEYMDLEPGTPMREVGIDVVFVGSCTNGRIEDLRAVAEVMDGRSVAPGVRMMVVPGSGRVREQAIAEGLDRIFIEAGADWRQPGCSMCLGMNPDQLAPGERCASTSNRNFEGRQGKGGRTHLVSPAVAAASAVTGHLAAPSDLEHIHA; encoded by the coding sequence ATGAGCGGATCGGCGGCACAAAATCGGCCCCGTACCCTCGCGGAAAAGGTCTGGGACGACCACGTGGTCGTCCGCGGCGAAGGAGAAGGCGAGAACCGCAAGCCGGACCTGATCTATATCGATCTTCAGCTGGTCCACGAGGTGACCAGCCCGCAGGCGTTCGACGGTCTGCGCCTTGCAGGGCGCCCGGTCCGCCGGCCCGACCTCACGATCGCGACCGAGGACCACAACGTTCCCACTGTCGATATCGACAAGCCTATCGCGGATCTCGTGTCGCGGACGCAGGTCGATACCCTCCGCCGAAATTGCGAGGAGTTCGGTATCCGCCTGCACCCGATGGGGGATAAGGAGCAGGGCATCGTCCACGTCGTCGGCCCCCAGTTGGGGTTGACCCAGCCGGGCATGACGGTTGTCTGCGGCGACTCCCACACCTCTACTCACGGCGCGTTCGGTTCAATAGCGATGGGCATCGGCACCTCCGAGGTGGAGCACGTTCTCGCGACGCAGACGCTTTCTCTCCGGCCCTTCAAGACCATGGCGGTGACCGTCACGGGCGAACTACAGCCCGGAGTGACGTCGAAGGATCTGATCCTCGCCGTCATCGCCGAGATCGGCACTGGCGGCGGACAAGGTCACATCATCGAATACCGCGGTGAGGCAGTGGAGAAACTGTCCATGGAGGCTCGGATGACGATGTGCAACATGTCGATCGAGGCGGGTGCTCGTGCCGGCATGGTCGCGCCCGATGAGACGACGTTCGAGTACGTAAAGGGGCGTCCGCATGCCCCGCAGGGCGAGGACTGGGACGCCGCGGTCGACTACTGGAAGAGCCTGCGTACCGATGAGGACGCGGTCTACGACACCGAGGTCGTCATCGACGGTTCCGCACTCACCCCGTTCGTCACTTGGGGTACCAACCCGGGGCAGGGTATTCCGCTTGGCGATGCGGTCCCGTTCCCGGAAGACTTCGGGGATGACGGCGACGCTGCGGCCTGCCGTAGCGCGCTCGAATACATGGATCTCGAACCGGGTACGCCGATGCGCGAGGTGGGCATCGACGTCGTATTCGTCGGATCGTGCACCAACGGTCGAATCGAGGATCTGCGCGCCGTCGCGGAGGTAATGGATGGGCGCAGTGTCGCGCCGGGCGTCCGCATGATGGTCGTGCCCGGCTCGGGCCGTGTCCGGGAACAGGCCATCGCCGAGGGACTCGACCGCATCTTCATCGAGGCCGGGGCCGATTGGCGCCAACCGGGTTGTTCGATGTGTCTGGGAATGAATCCGGATCAGCTCGCACCGGGCGAGCGCTGCGCTTCGACCTCGAACCGAAACTTCGAGGGACGACAGGGCAAGGGCGGCAGGACCCATCTCGTCTCGCCCGCGGTAGCCGCGGCGTCTGCGGTCACGGGGCACCTCGCGGCTCCGTCCGATCTCGAGCACATCCACGCGTAG
- a CDS encoding IclR family transcriptional regulator, whose amino-acid sequence MRQSSGIGVLDKAMTVLHAVAEQPCVLSELCERTSLPRATAHRLAVGLEVHQMLVRDEAGVWRLGPVLGSLAANATDTVAEAAAHVLPRLREVTEESVQVYRREGAQRVCIASVEPLSGLRDTVPVGTVLPMTRGSGAKVLLAWADPMTQRAILAESVFTERQLAEVRRRGWAQSVAEREAGVASVSAPIRDASGQMVAAISVSGPVDRIGRRPGSRWAADLLAAAEAIHKRL is encoded by the coding sequence GTGAGACAGTCTAGCGGAATCGGCGTCCTCGACAAAGCCATGACGGTGCTGCACGCAGTGGCGGAGCAGCCCTGCGTGCTTTCCGAATTATGCGAGAGAACATCCCTACCCCGGGCCACCGCGCATCGCCTCGCGGTGGGCCTCGAAGTCCATCAGATGCTCGTGCGTGACGAAGCCGGCGTCTGGCGCCTCGGCCCCGTCCTCGGGTCTCTTGCCGCGAACGCAACCGACACAGTGGCCGAGGCTGCGGCCCACGTCCTCCCCCGATTGCGGGAAGTGACAGAAGAGAGCGTCCAGGTCTATCGCCGAGAGGGCGCCCAGCGCGTGTGTATCGCCTCCGTCGAACCGCTGTCCGGCCTACGAGACACGGTCCCGGTGGGCACGGTCCTGCCGATGACTCGTGGCTCGGGCGCGAAGGTACTACTCGCGTGGGCCGATCCCATGACCCAGCGCGCGATCCTCGCGGAGTCGGTATTCACCGAACGTCAGTTGGCCGAGGTCCGGCGTCGTGGCTGGGCACAGTCGGTCGCCGAGCGAGAAGCGGGAGTCGCGAGCGTGTCCGCGCCGATCCGGGACGCTTCGGGCCAGATGGTCGCCGCGATCTCGGTATCCGGACCAGTGGACCGGATCGGCCGGAGGCCCGGTTCGCGATGGGCTGCCGATCTCCTCGCGGCTGCGGAGGCAATCCACAAGCGCCTTTGA
- a CDS encoding IS1249 family transposase yields the protein MAQNHPACPICGHTMKRNGTTGAGTTRWRCRSCGSSSTKHRPDRRLDARFRWFIDYLTGTGSLDQVAADHGISRRTLNRYFHTFWYVQVPVPADRFRVYDQLFIDGTYTAAGCLLVAATRTHVVAWHWARRENIQAYRTLLEHMAPPLMVVIDGGQGAATAIAKQWPRTIVQRCLVHAQRNVRRHTTSRPRTDAGRAIYQLALQLTRITTVEQATEWIVHLNDFGRIYKHWLNEKTPPPPGKTGAWTFTHDRTRKAYNSLLYLHRHKLLFRYLDPPPGAIAPELITATTNTLEGGINAGIKVHAFAHRGQAAEHQRLMCEWWLYLKTEAPDDPLQIARGQQWGKNALAKAQALTHNENLADHETGRPALYDNAIEWSNSQGIQKGWIH from the coding sequence ATGGCCCAAAATCACCCCGCATGCCCGATATGTGGTCACACGATGAAACGCAACGGCACAACAGGCGCCGGCACGACCAGATGGCGATGCCGATCGTGTGGATCCTCTTCGACCAAACACCGCCCCGATCGGCGGCTCGATGCTCGTTTCCGCTGGTTCATCGATTACCTCACCGGAACCGGCTCTCTCGACCAGGTTGCGGCCGACCACGGAATTTCCAGGCGCACCCTCAATCGCTATTTCCACACGTTCTGGTACGTCCAAGTCCCGGTCCCCGCCGACCGTTTCCGCGTCTATGACCAGCTATTTATCGACGGAACCTATACCGCAGCCGGGTGCCTGCTGGTGGCCGCGACCCGCACACACGTTGTGGCCTGGCACTGGGCCCGCCGTGAAAATATCCAGGCCTACCGCACCTTGCTCGAACATATGGCCCCACCACTGATGGTCGTCATCGACGGCGGCCAAGGCGCTGCCACCGCGATCGCCAAGCAATGGCCTCGCACGATCGTGCAACGCTGCCTGGTCCATGCCCAACGCAACGTCCGCCGCCACACCACCAGCAGGCCACGAACCGACGCCGGTCGAGCGATCTACCAACTTGCCCTGCAACTGACCCGCATCACGACCGTGGAACAGGCCACCGAATGGATCGTCCACCTCAACGACTTCGGACGGATCTACAAACACTGGCTCAACGAAAAGACCCCGCCACCTCCAGGTAAGACCGGCGCGTGGACCTTCACCCACGACCGAACCCGGAAAGCGTATAACAGCCTGCTCTACCTGCACAGACACAAACTGTTATTTCGCTATCTCGACCCGCCACCGGGCGCGATAGCCCCCGAACTCATCACAGCAACCACGAACACTCTCGAGGGCGGCATCAATGCCGGGATCAAAGTCCACGCCTTCGCCCACCGCGGACAAGCCGCCGAACACCAACGCCTGATGTGCGAATGGTGGCTCTATCTCAAAACCGAAGCCCCTGACGACCCGCTACAGATCGCCAGAGGCCAACAGTGGGGCAAGAACGCACTCGCCAAAGCACAAGCCCTCACCCACAACGAGAACCTCGCCGACCACGAAACCGGACGACCAGCCCTCTACGACAACGCTATCGAATGGTCCAACTCCCAAGGCATCCAAAAAGGATGGATCCACTAA
- the gltX gene encoding glutamate--tRNA ligase, which translates to MTTENSHVRVRFCPSPTGTPHVGLIRTALFNWAYARHTGGTFVFRIEDTDASRDSEESYGAILDALRWLGLDWDEGPEVGGPHGPYRQSERRDLHLDVVRKLVEAGEAYEAFSTPEEVEERHKAAGRDPKLGYDGYDRDLTEEQKQAYRDEGRSPVIRLRMPDHDLAWDDLVRGQTEFKAGSVPDFALTRSNGIPLYTLVNPVDDALMGITHVLRGEDLLSSTPRQIALYEALTRIGVAERVPEFGHLPFVMGEGKKKLSKRDPESDLFLHRDRGMIPEGLLNYLALLGWGLSDDQDVFSLDEMVAAFDVRDVNSNPAKFDQKKADSINADHIRLLAPSDFASRLETHLRNHPDTGGAVLPESLDPNEWALVAEMLQTRIVVLSDAWNLIRFLYVPKDRFEVDEAAARKNLKADTQEVVDASIAALEAVGEWNTASIEAALKGALIDRLELKPRKAFGPVRVAVTGSHVSPPLFESLELLGRELTLERLRSAPVAAPEGE; encoded by the coding sequence ATGACGACAGAAAATAGCCACGTCCGCGTCCGGTTCTGCCCGTCTCCGACGGGGACGCCGCACGTGGGACTCATTCGTACAGCGCTTTTCAATTGGGCGTATGCACGCCACACGGGCGGAACCTTCGTGTTCCGAATCGAGGACACGGACGCGAGCCGCGACTCCGAAGAGTCGTACGGCGCGATTCTCGACGCCTTGCGGTGGCTGGGCCTGGACTGGGACGAGGGGCCGGAGGTGGGCGGACCCCACGGGCCGTACCGGCAGTCCGAGCGTCGCGATCTCCACCTCGACGTCGTGCGCAAATTGGTCGAGGCGGGCGAGGCCTACGAAGCGTTCTCTACGCCTGAAGAGGTGGAAGAGCGGCACAAGGCCGCCGGACGTGATCCCAAGCTCGGCTACGACGGCTATGACCGCGATCTCACCGAGGAACAGAAGCAGGCGTACCGCGACGAGGGGCGCTCACCCGTGATCCGCCTGCGGATGCCGGACCACGACCTGGCGTGGGACGACCTCGTGCGCGGCCAGACGGAGTTCAAGGCCGGATCGGTTCCCGATTTTGCACTGACTCGTTCGAACGGGATTCCCCTCTACACGCTCGTCAATCCCGTCGATGATGCTCTCATGGGGATCACGCACGTGCTGCGTGGCGAGGACCTGTTGTCGTCCACGCCGCGGCAGATCGCGCTTTACGAGGCGCTGACGCGTATCGGCGTGGCCGAGCGTGTGCCCGAGTTCGGGCATCTACCGTTCGTGATGGGCGAGGGGAAGAAAAAGCTCTCGAAGCGAGATCCCGAATCGGATCTCTTCCTGCACCGGGATCGCGGGATGATCCCCGAGGGGCTGCTCAACTACCTGGCTCTTCTCGGGTGGGGGCTGTCCGATGACCAGGACGTCTTCTCACTGGACGAGATGGTTGCCGCCTTCGACGTTCGTGATGTCAATTCGAACCCGGCAAAATTCGACCAGAAAAAGGCCGACTCGATCAATGCCGACCACATCCGGCTCCTCGCACCATCCGATTTCGCTTCTCGGCTCGAGACCCATCTCCGCAACCATCCGGACACCGGCGGGGCAGTGCTTCCGGAGTCTCTCGACCCGAATGAATGGGCTCTCGTCGCGGAGATGCTGCAGACGCGCATCGTCGTGCTCTCCGATGCGTGGAATCTCATTCGTTTCCTCTACGTGCCGAAGGACCGTTTCGAGGTAGACGAGGCAGCTGCACGTAAGAACCTCAAGGCTGATACCCAAGAGGTCGTAGATGCGTCCATCGCGGCGCTGGAGGCCGTGGGCGAGTGGAACACCGCCTCCATCGAAGCAGCGCTGAAGGGTGCGCTGATCGATCGGCTCGAGCTGAAGCCGCGAAAGGCATTCGGCCCAGTCCGTGTCGCCGTCACAGGCTCGCATGTCTCGCCGCCGTTGTTCGAATCGCTTGAGCTGCTCGGGCGCGAGCTCACGCTCGAACGCCTCCGCAGTGCTCCAGTGGCCGCTCCGGAAGGGGAGTGA
- a CDS encoding siderophore-interacting protein, translating to MLNTLTLLSREFVSPNMVRLNFQAESPVFADAPSTDSYIKLVFPVDGTLFPEDTNIRELRASLPDSEQPRVRTYTIRKIDRAQNIVSVDFVTHEGESVAASWAESAPGGERIQVAGPGGVYVPDPDAHNLFVADDAGLPAALAGIESISEGGRATLFAEVESPEHTQPVESRGEVEVVWSYRNGAETSDLVDKVLAWDWPDSRVRVFAHGERTTMMQDLRPHFRSHGVGGRDLSVSGYWRRGFDEDAFQAGKRTDPLVAAANAESAQDK from the coding sequence ATGCTCAACACCTTGACGCTTCTCTCTCGTGAATTCGTCTCACCCAACATGGTGAGGCTGAATTTCCAGGCAGAGTCGCCCGTCTTCGCCGACGCGCCGAGCACCGACAGCTACATCAAACTCGTGTTTCCCGTGGACGGCACCCTGTTTCCAGAAGACACCAACATTCGCGAACTCCGTGCCTCTCTCCCCGACTCGGAACAGCCCCGCGTTCGCACGTACACCATCCGCAAGATCGACAGGGCCCAAAACATCGTGTCGGTTGACTTCGTCACGCACGAAGGCGAGTCGGTAGCGGCATCCTGGGCCGAGTCCGCTCCAGGAGGCGAGCGCATTCAGGTGGCCGGACCCGGCGGCGTCTACGTTCCGGACCCGGACGCACACAATCTCTTCGTTGCCGACGATGCCGGGCTTCCCGCCGCGTTGGCGGGAATCGAGTCAATCTCCGAAGGAGGGCGCGCAACGCTCTTCGCCGAGGTCGAATCGCCCGAGCACACACAGCCCGTCGAGAGCCGGGGCGAGGTCGAGGTCGTATGGAGCTACCGCAATGGCGCCGAAACCAGCGACCTGGTCGACAAAGTCCTCGCTTGGGACTGGCCCGACTCACGTGTGCGAGTCTTCGCACACGGCGAACGCACGACGATGATGCAGGATTTACGCCCACACTTCCGTTCCCATGGCGTCGGAGGAAGAGATCTTTCCGTCTCCGGTTACTGGCGACGGGGATTCGATGAGGACGCGTTCCAGGCCGGCAAGAGAACCGATCCACTTGTGGCCGCCGCGAACGCCGAATCAGCTCAGGACAAGTAG
- a CDS encoding isochorismate synthase, which yields MPDEFPAERRTDSAQERPTSADIARPTGAPDFALSHPEFSVRTQGVAKQFDSPEPAREALRDGSADMVVGAIPFDASRRWALSVPESVTSSPNPLEPPSFYRSGDFPSFTLASQMPSPRLHRDRVAHAVSVLGSGELDKVVLARRELFRADRPFDSRAVAARLMSANPNGYGFLTDLSAAGPGYSKHYLVGSSPELLVRKKGNRVTSFPLAGSTARRTNPDEDEKAATQLQASAKDLREHRYVVEHIAEVLGQFSSSVVAPGVPELLSTRELWHLGTPISAIVDDPEVTALDLAAALHPTPALGGAPRQPALDYILANEEDRRFYGGAVGWCAADGDGIFMVSIRCGETDEANRSLTAWGGGGIVSDSDPDSELDETKVKLTTIRKALGL from the coding sequence ATGCCCGATGAGTTCCCCGCCGAAAGACGCACCGATTCCGCCCAGGAGCGGCCCACCTCAGCCGACATCGCCCGACCAACCGGGGCACCGGACTTCGCCTTGTCGCATCCGGAATTCTCGGTGCGCACCCAGGGAGTCGCGAAGCAGTTCGACTCCCCGGAGCCGGCGCGTGAAGCTCTCCGGGACGGCTCGGCGGACATGGTCGTCGGTGCGATTCCGTTCGATGCTTCGAGAAGGTGGGCGCTGTCCGTGCCTGAATCCGTGACCTCGTCGCCTAATCCCCTGGAACCACCGAGCTTCTATCGTTCCGGAGATTTTCCGTCGTTCACCCTGGCCTCCCAAATGCCGTCCCCGCGCTTGCACCGCGACCGCGTGGCGCACGCGGTGTCGGTCCTCGGGTCCGGCGAGCTGGATAAGGTTGTGCTCGCCCGGCGCGAACTCTTCCGCGCTGACCGGCCGTTCGATTCCCGCGCTGTCGCGGCCCGGCTGATGTCCGCGAACCCCAACGGCTACGGTTTTCTCACCGACCTGTCGGCTGCAGGGCCCGGCTACTCGAAGCACTACCTCGTGGGCTCGAGCCCAGAGCTACTCGTCCGAAAGAAAGGCAACCGGGTGACGAGCTTCCCGCTCGCCGGGTCGACCGCTCGTCGCACGAACCCGGACGAGGACGAGAAGGCGGCAACTCAGCTGCAGGCCTCGGCCAAGGATCTCCGCGAGCACAGGTACGTCGTCGAGCACATCGCAGAGGTCCTCGGCCAGTTCTCTTCATCTGTAGTGGCGCCCGGCGTGCCGGAGCTGTTGTCGACGCGGGAACTGTGGCATCTCGGCACACCGATCAGCGCAATCGTCGACGACCCCGAGGTCACCGCCCTCGATCTGGCCGCGGCGCTGCATCCGACGCCGGCGCTCGGCGGGGCGCCACGCCAACCCGCTCTCGACTACATCCTCGCGAACGAGGAGGACCGCCGCTTCTACGGCGGCGCGGTCGGCTGGTGCGCGGCAGACGGCGATGGGATCTTCATGGTCTCGATTCGATGCGGGGAGACCGATGAGGCGAACCGAAGCCTCACCGCGTGGGGCGGGGGCGGAATCGTCTCCGATTCCGACCCCGACTCCGAGCTCGACGAGACGAAGGTCAAACTCACGACGATTCGCAAGGCTCTCGGCCTCTAG
- a CDS encoding fumarylacetoacetate hydrolase family protein encodes MKLARIAHPQGFAFVEIRENGGGESDAICAEIDQHPFGEPTFTGREWPMPEVRLLAPILPPKIVCIGKNYAEHAAEMGSEAPESPLIFLKPSTAVVGPGNEIVYPPSSERVDHEGELAVVIGQPCKAVPASRAAEVILGYTIANDVTARDQQASDGQWTRAKGYDSFCPLGPWIVTDMDPSGIDVRSTLHHADGSSEVRQEGSTSQFIHTIGEIIEYISKVMTLLPGDVILTGTPAGVGPMTPGDEIEIEIEGIGSLRNPVVAG; translated from the coding sequence ATGAAACTCGCCAGAATCGCCCACCCACAAGGCTTCGCATTCGTCGAGATCCGCGAAAACGGCGGAGGAGAATCCGACGCCATCTGTGCCGAGATCGACCAGCATCCGTTCGGTGAGCCCACGTTCACCGGCCGCGAATGGCCGATGCCGGAGGTCAGGCTCCTCGCGCCGATTCTCCCGCCGAAGATCGTGTGTATCGGAAAGAACTATGCCGAGCATGCTGCGGAGATGGGGTCCGAGGCGCCCGAGTCTCCGTTGATTTTCCTCAAGCCGAGCACGGCGGTCGTCGGTCCCGGGAACGAGATCGTCTACCCGCCCTCATCGGAACGCGTGGACCACGAGGGCGAGCTCGCCGTCGTCATCGGGCAACCGTGTAAGGCAGTCCCGGCTTCGCGTGCCGCAGAGGTGATCCTCGGATACACCATCGCGAACGATGTCACCGCTCGCGACCAGCAGGCCAGCGATGGGCAGTGGACGCGCGCCAAGGGCTACGATTCCTTCTGTCCGCTCGGGCCGTGGATCGTCACCGACATGGATCCCTCGGGAATCGATGTGCGGTCGACCCTGCACCACGCCGACGGATCCAGCGAGGTCCGCCAGGAAGGGTCCACCTCGCAGTTCATCCACACGATCGGCGAGATCATCGAATACATCTCGAAGGTGATGACGCTTCTCCCCGGCGATGTCATCCTCACCGGAACCCCTGCGGGGGTCGGGCCCATGACGCCGGGCGACGAGATCGAAATCGAGATCGAGGGCATCGGCTCGCTTCGCAATCCGGTGGTCGCCGGATAG
- a CDS encoding DUF3349 domain-containing protein gives MESRSESVFASVLEWMHRGYPEGIPPKDYFPLLALLKKELSPEQSERIIGSLLESRPDEVSRQQIHAAIEKTTKSEPTDEDIRHVAARLAAGGWPLTGFSSSDV, from the coding sequence ATGGAATCTCGTTCCGAAAGTGTCTTCGCCAGCGTCCTCGAATGGATGCACCGCGGTTATCCGGAAGGTATCCCTCCGAAGGACTATTTCCCGCTGCTCGCGCTCTTGAAGAAGGAACTGTCCCCGGAGCAGTCCGAGCGCATCATCGGCTCGCTTCTCGAATCGCGGCCCGACGAGGTCTCTCGCCAGCAGATCCACGCCGCGATCGAGAAGACGACCAAGTCCGAACCCACTGACGAGGACATCAGACACGTCGCGGCCAGGCTTGCCGCCGGCGGTTGGCCGCTCACGGGCTTCTCCTCGAGTGATGTCTAG
- a CDS encoding inorganic phosphate transporter, translating to MLVTISVLIILVLVVMTALAFDFTNGFHDTGNAMATSIATGALSPRVAVGLSAILNLVGAFLSVEVALTVTTDVLHIQSKEASGALVAGLDSQTALLIVFAGLVGGIIWNLLTWLFGLPSSSSHALFGGLIGAGLGATAIAGISGAVNWNGVISKVVVPALFSPVIAGVIAAIGTALVYAITKSVGDNFRRSGFRWGQIGTASLVSLAHGTGDAQKTMGVIALALVAAGQLNASDAAENGLPVWIIVSCAVAIAAGTYMGGWRIIRTLGKGLVEIESPQGMAAEAASAAIIMTSSHAGMALSTTHVATGSILGSGVGKPGAKVRWGVAGRMLAAWVITLPLAGLVGFTAFLVAESISKATGDALIGGSVIFIILVALSLYIYQHSRSQTVSADSVNNDWDHENEPVTIGANK from the coding sequence ATGCTCGTGACCATTTCTGTCCTCATCATTCTCGTGCTCGTCGTCATGACCGCGCTGGCATTCGACTTCACCAACGGCTTTCACGACACCGGCAACGCGATGGCGACCTCCATCGCGACCGGCGCTCTGAGCCCTAGGGTCGCCGTCGGTCTGTCTGCGATTCTCAATCTCGTCGGTGCGTTCCTATCCGTCGAGGTTGCTCTCACGGTGACGACAGACGTTCTTCATATCCAGAGCAAGGAAGCATCCGGCGCACTCGTCGCCGGACTCGACTCCCAAACGGCTCTTCTCATCGTCTTCGCCGGTCTTGTCGGCGGTATCATCTGGAACTTGCTCACGTGGCTGTTCGGCCTGCCCTCCAGCTCTTCACACGCGCTGTTCGGCGGCCTGATCGGGGCGGGGCTCGGAGCCACCGCGATCGCGGGCATCTCCGGCGCGGTCAACTGGAACGGCGTCATCTCCAAGGTTGTCGTCCCCGCGTTGTTCTCTCCGGTCATTGCCGGCGTAATCGCAGCGATCGGCACGGCCCTGGTGTACGCGATCACAAAGTCGGTCGGCGATAACTTCCGCCGCAGTGGCTTCCGCTGGGGCCAAATCGGCACCGCCTCGCTCGTTTCTCTCGCGCACGGCACCGGCGATGCGCAGAAGACGATGGGCGTTATTGCCCTCGCGCTCGTCGCTGCCGGCCAGCTCAATGCCTCTGACGCCGCAGAGAACGGTCTCCCGGTCTGGATCATCGTCTCCTGTGCCGTGGCGATCGCAGCCGGTACGTACATGGGTGGATGGAGAATTATCCGCACTTTGGGCAAGGGGCTCGTCGAGATCGAATCCCCTCAGGGGATGGCGGCCGAGGCTGCCTCGGCAGCGATCATCATGACGTCCTCGCACGCGGGCATGGCGCTGTCCACCACGCACGTTGCTACCGGCTCGATCCTCGGCTCCGGTGTCGGCAAGCCCGGCGCGAAGGTGCGGTGGGGTGTGGCCGGGCGAATGCTCGCAGCGTGGGTCATTACTCTGCCGCTTGCCGGACTCGTCGGATTCACCGCGTTCCTCGTCGCCGAATCCATCTCCAAGGCCACGGGCGATGCGCTCATCGGCGGAAGCGTGATCTTCATCATTCTCGTCGCGCTGTCGTTGTACATCTACCAGCACTCGCGTTCGCAGACCGTGTCCGCGGATTCGGTGAACAACGACTGGGATCACGAGAACGAGCCCGTCACCATCGGCGCAAACAAGTAG
- a CDS encoding 3-isopropylmalate dehydrogenase translates to MKLAVIPGDGIGTEVTAEAVKVLDAVLPGIEKTEFDFGAERYLRTNDLLTDADVAALREHDAILLGAIGDPRKVAPGVLERGLLLPLRFALDHHVNLRPSRLYPGERSPLAEPGEIDFVVVREGTEGLYTGNGGAIRVGTPHEVATETSMNTRFGVERVVRDAFERAAARRNKLTLVHKTNVLVNGGGLWQRTVTEVSRDYPGVEVDYCHIDAAMIYLVDNPSRFDVIVTDNLFGDIITDLAGAVTGGIGTAASGNIDASGTNPSMFEPVHGSAPDIAGQQLADPTAAILSAVLLLRHLGHEAEAVRVEDAVESFLSNRGEDEMSTPEIGDAIVAAL, encoded by the coding sequence ATGAAACTAGCGGTCATTCCCGGCGACGGAATCGGCACCGAGGTCACGGCGGAAGCCGTCAAGGTGCTCGACGCCGTACTCCCGGGTATCGAGAAGACCGAGTTCGATTTCGGTGCGGAGCGCTACCTTCGCACCAACGATCTGCTCACCGACGCCGATGTCGCCGCACTGCGAGAGCACGACGCCATTCTGCTCGGAGCCATCGGAGATCCGCGCAAGGTTGCGCCCGGCGTGCTCGAGCGCGGGTTGCTTCTGCCCCTGCGCTTCGCGTTGGACCACCACGTGAACTTGCGCCCTTCTCGGCTCTACCCGGGCGAGCGGAGCCCGCTGGCCGAGCCCGGGGAGATCGACTTCGTCGTCGTCCGCGAGGGAACCGAGGGGCTCTACACCGGTAACGGTGGTGCGATCCGTGTGGGCACCCCGCATGAGGTCGCCACCGAAACGAGCATGAACACCAGGTTCGGCGTCGAGCGAGTGGTTCGCGACGCGTTCGAGCGTGCCGCGGCGAGACGGAACAAGCTCACTCTGGTCCATAAGACCAACGTTCTGGTCAACGGTGGGGGACTGTGGCAGCGCACGGTCACCGAGGTCTCCAGGGACTACCCCGGAGTCGAGGTCGACTATTGCCACATCGATGCCGCGATGATCTACCTCGTGGACAACCCCTCGCGCTTCGACGTGATCGTCACCGACAACCTCTTCGGCGACATCATCACCGACCTGGCCGGAGCGGTAACCGGGGGGATCGGCACGGCTGCATCCGGCAATATCGACGCCTCGGGAACCAACCCGTCGATGTTCGAACCCGTCCACGGATCCGCTCCGGATATCGCGGGACAGCAGTTGGCCGATCCGACCGCTGCGATCTTGTCCGCCGTGCTTCTCCTTCGCCACCTCGGGCATGAGGCCGAAGCCGTTCGCGTCGAGGACGCCGTGGAAAGCTTCCTGTCCAATCGCGGAGAAGACGAAATGTCCACGCCTGAGATCGGAGACGCCATCGTGGCCGCACTCTGA